Proteins from one Chloroflexota bacterium genomic window:
- a CDS encoding cold shock domain-containing protein encodes EEGKDLFFHQSQLEGVDYSSLKEGQEVEYEAGTGRSGRPEAAKVKLRSPQD; translated from the coding sequence CTGAGGAAGGGAAAGACCTCTTCTTTCATCAGAGTCAGCTCGAAGGTGTGGACTATTCTTCCCTCAAGGAAGGCCAAGAGGTAGAATACGAGGCTGGCACGGGGCGTAGTGGTCGCCCTGAGGCTGCCAAGGTGAAGCTACGATCACCCCAAGACTGA
- a CDS encoding nitroreductase family protein, with amino-acid sequence MDSILDVIVSRRSVRKWKSDAVSDADIKDVLEAAMNAPSAVNEQAWQFVLLSGRVLEDFLKINGNTAKGAPVGILVCGDKKLDKLGGFYLHDCCAATQNILLSVHAKGLGGVWTAVFPNAIPEVRKLLNLPDHVIPISFVPFGYPVSERPKPTSRYDEAKVHRNRW; translated from the coding sequence ATGGATAGCATCCTGGACGTGATTGTCTCACGAAGGAGTGTCAGGAAGTGGAAATCCGATGCCGTTTCCGATGCGGACATCAAAGATGTGCTGGAAGCGGCAATGAATGCCCCATCAGCGGTGAATGAGCAAGCATGGCAGTTCGTTCTGCTGAGCGGAAGAGTCCTTGAAGACTTTCTCAAAATCAATGGGAACACTGCCAAGGGCGCACCTGTGGGGATCCTTGTTTGTGGCGATAAGAAGCTGGACAAGCTCGGCGGATTCTATCTGCATGACTGTTGTGCTGCCACACAGAACATTCTTCTCTCGGTTCATGCAAAGGGACTGGGAGGAGTCTGGACTGCTGTCTTCCCCAACGCTATTCCGGAAGTGCGCAAGCTACTGAATCTGCCAGACCATGTCATTCCAATCTCCTTTGTTCCCTTCGGATACCCCGTCTCAGAGCGGCCCAAACCGACTAGTCGATACGACGAAGCGAAAGTGCACAGAAATCGCTGGTAG
- a CDS encoding MarR family winged helix-turn-helix transcriptional regulator, which translates to MKDAAQMNGNEKTWERLVVTYTILERARELELGQAGLSLPQAAVIYFLKTVEGPLTPSKLSRLIYKEPHTLSGLLSRMEAQGLVKKTKDLKRKNLVRVSLTKKGEESFKRQVNVRTVRNVTSCLSSKELASLNELLDKLYAKGIELLREMQPYPYGTTPH; encoded by the coding sequence GTGAAAGATGCTGCACAGATGAATGGGAACGAGAAAACGTGGGAACGCCTGGTCGTAACCTACACGATCCTGGAAAGGGCCAGAGAGCTGGAGCTAGGCCAAGCTGGCCTTTCGCTTCCTCAGGCGGCAGTCATATACTTCCTGAAGACAGTCGAGGGGCCGCTAACACCCTCTAAGCTGTCACGCCTGATTTATAAGGAGCCCCACACCCTCTCCGGGCTTCTGAGCCGCATGGAAGCGCAAGGCCTCGTGAAGAAGACCAAGGACTTGAAGAGGAAGAACCTGGTCAGAGTGTCATTGACCAAGAAAGGCGAGGAGTCCTTCAAGCGTCAAGTGAATGTGCGAACCGTCAGGAATGTCACCTCCTGCCTCTCAAGCAAGGAACTTGCGAGTCTGAATGAACTCCTGGACAAGCTCTACGCTAAAGGTATTGAACTGCTTCGAGAGATGCAACCATATCCATACGGCACTACGCCCCACTGA
- a CDS encoding PrsW family glutamic-type intramembrane protease → MFRRLEFVRHTWFLALAGGFALFAAMDAALVVTSNPNLLPTVILLGASLVPVTFVIYVYQRVQVKNVPVPTIAVIVFLSGAVGLIVAGLVEYATLRKLGFLQLLGVGVIEESAKLIIPVAVYLRGRYRSEADGLLFGVASGMGFAALESMGHGLTAFLQSQGSIGSLQETLLVRALVSPVGHGAWTGLVCAVMWRERQRAGHSVLNWSIASAFLAAVLLHAAWDILGSLTGRISIRWVGIEFIGLIAVGLASLGLLIRRMREAGLRHPSHFSVIS, encoded by the coding sequence GTGTTCAGACGGCTTGAGTTCGTAAGACACACGTGGTTCCTGGCGCTTGCTGGCGGGTTTGCTCTTTTCGCAGCTATGGACGCAGCGCTGGTCGTCACAAGTAACCCCAACCTCCTGCCAACCGTAATTCTCCTCGGTGCCTCCCTCGTGCCCGTGACGTTTGTGATCTATGTTTACCAGCGTGTTCAAGTGAAGAATGTCCCCGTACCAACCATCGCCGTCATAGTCTTCCTGAGTGGCGCAGTGGGACTGATTGTGGCCGGACTGGTTGAGTATGCAACGCTGCGCAAACTGGGATTCCTTCAGTTGCTCGGTGTGGGCGTGATCGAGGAAAGTGCCAAACTAATCATTCCAGTCGCAGTGTATCTACGCGGCCGCTACCGTTCGGAAGCTGATGGGTTGCTCTTCGGCGTCGCCAGCGGCATGGGATTCGCCGCTCTGGAGAGCATGGGGCATGGCCTCACAGCTTTTCTGCAGTCTCAGGGGAGTATCGGCTCCCTTCAGGAAACGCTCCTTGTCCGGGCGCTGGTCTCTCCCGTCGGGCACGGGGCCTGGACGGGCCTCGTGTGTGCCGTCATGTGGCGGGAGCGGCAACGGGCGGGTCACAGCGTTCTGAACTGGTCAATAGCCAGCGCATTCCTGGCTGCCGTCCTGCTACACGCCGCGTGGGACATACTGGGGTCTTTGACCGGTCGCATATCAATCCGTTGGGTCGGCATTGAGTTCATCGGCTTGATTGCTGTCGGGTTGGCCAGTCTAGGTCTGCTCATTCGGCGCATGCGCGAAGCCGGGCTGAGGCACCCCTCTCACTTCAGTGTCATCTCGTAG
- a CDS encoding ribonuclease H-like domain-containing protein, translating to MTEAYLDIETTGLSPYFDDVTVVGIYVVGGSTPRFVQLVGEEVTRERLLKALDGVDTIFTYNGKRFDLPFIKARLDVSLSTQFHHHDLMYDCWRNNLYGGFKAVEQQLGIPRRLTTIGGFQAVLLWWKYKIDGDQTALDLLLEYNREDVVNLRVLRERLDGC from the coding sequence ATGACCGAAGCCTACCTGGATATCGAAACTACTGGCCTATCTCCGTACTTTGACGACGTAACAGTCGTCGGCATCTACGTCGTTGGGGGGAGTACTCCCAGGTTTGTGCAACTGGTAGGCGAGGAGGTAACCAGAGAGAGACTCCTCAAAGCGCTGGACGGAGTAGATACCATTTTCACCTACAACGGCAAGCGCTTTGACCTTCCCTTCATAAAGGCCCGCTTAGACGTAAGCCTTTCGACCCAATTCCACCACCATGATCTGATGTACGACTGTTGGCGGAACAATCTCTACGGCGGTTTTAAAGCCGTAGAGCAACAACTGGGCATCCCGAGGCGACTAACGACCATTGGCGGATTTCAGGCGGTGCTGCTCTGGTGGAAATACAAAATCGACGGCGATCAGACCGCCCTGGATCTGCTGCTGGAGTACAACAGAGAGGATGTCGTGAATCTGAGAGTGTTGAGGGAGAGACTAGATGGATGTTGA
- a CDS encoding DUF2807 domain-containing protein, whose translation MRRRLVRIRVIDDIIKLLIVFSLVGLPIVAFSSCSSAQTIVDPSGNKTTEVRDLESFNSVELTVRGTLVIEQGDKDSISIETYKNLMTLVTTNVSSGKLTIGFKEGYGVGYSEGDMDFRLMAKDLNSISNSSLGSIAASGLHTEGLEMDLTSYGDISIDNLVVEGNLVINSSGFGDMTTDNLVVTEGLQINSNRIGGVTIQNLVAKEITTEITDLGIVSLSGKADKQTITSRGVGVYEAEGLESTECTVEINATTFHTDSPECRVSLNVSDSLDVRLNGDVDVCYKGNPQVTEEVSGNGSVKRIE comes from the coding sequence ATGCGAAGAAGACTAGTGAGGATAAGAGTAATAGACGACATTATCAAGTTGCTTATTGTCTTCAGCCTGGTGGGGCTTCCTATTGTGGCCTTCAGCTCATGTAGCTCAGCACAGACTATAGTGGATCCTTCAGGGAATAAGACTACTGAGGTGAGAGACTTAGAAAGCTTCAACAGTGTAGAACTTACAGTGCGTGGAACATTAGTTATTGAGCAGGGTGACAAGGATTCCATAAGCATAGAAACATATAAAAACCTGATGACTCTGGTTACAACCAATGTTTCTTCTGGCAAATTGACCATTGGTTTCAAAGAGGGCTATGGGGTTGGATACAGCGAGGGGGATATGGACTTTCGTCTAATGGCAAAAGACTTGAACAGCATCTCTAATAGTAGTCTTGGTTCAATAGCTGCTAGTGGTTTACACACCGAGGGTCTGGAGATGGATCTGACTAGTTACGGGGATATCAGTATTGACAATCTTGTTGTCGAAGGGAACCTGGTGATCAACTCGAGTGGTTTTGGGGACATGACTACTGATAACCTTGTGGTGACAGAGGGCTTGCAGATCAATTCGAACCGTATTGGCGGAGTGACGATTCAGAACCTTGTAGCCAAGGAGATTACCACTGAGATCACTGATTTGGGCATTGTCAGCCTGTCAGGCAAAGCAGATAAACAGACAATTACTAGTAGGGGTGTTGGCGTTTACGAAGCTGAAGGGCTTGAAAGTACTGAATGTACGGTGGAGATTAATGCCACCACTTTCCATACAGATTCTCCAGAGTGCAGGGTTAGTCTTAATGTGAGTGACAGCTTGGATGTCAGGCTTAATGGAGATGTGGACGTCTGCTATAAGGGAAACCCTCAAGTGACAGAGGAAGTATCTGGCAACGGTAGTGTAAAGAGAATCGAATAG